A section of the Argopecten irradians isolate NY unplaced genomic scaffold, Ai_NY scaffold_0661, whole genome shotgun sequence genome encodes:
- the LOC138313363 gene encoding histone H3 yields MARTKQTARKSTGGKAPRKQLATKAARKSAPATGGVKKPHRYRPGTVALREIRRYQKSTELLIRKLPFQRLVREIAQDFKTDLRFQSSAVMALQEASEAYLVGLFEDTNLCAIHAKRVTIMPKDIQLARRIRGERA; encoded by the coding sequence ATGGCTCGTACAAAGCAGACCGCTCGTAAATCCACTGGAGGCAAGGCCCCACGTAAACAGTTGGCTACCAAGGCCGCCCGTAAGAGCGCCCCAGCCACCGGAGGAGTGAAGAAACCTCACAGGTACAGGCCAGGAACAGTCGCTCTCCGTGAAATCCGTAGATACCAGAAGAGCACTGAACTCCTCATCAGGAAACTGCCCTTCCAGCGTCTCGTCCGTGAAATCGCCCAGGACTTCAAGACTGACCTTAGGTTCCAGAGCTCTGCCGTTATGGCTCTCCAGGAGGCTAGCGAAGCTTACTTGGTCGGACTCTTCGAAGACACCAACCTGTGCGCCATCCACGCCAAGCGTGTCACCATTATGCCAAAGGACATCCAGCTGGCTCGCCGTATCCGCGGAGAACGTGCTTAA